The Helianthus annuus cultivar XRQ/B chromosome 15, HanXRQr2.0-SUNRISE, whole genome shotgun sequence genomic sequence AACTGCTAAGAGATATAGTTTTTACTTAATGTGTTTAAGGACGCATTTGGGTACGCACCACGAGTAATTGTTACTGACCAAGACCCTGCGATGAAGAGGGCTATTGAGGATGTTTGATCTGATTCAAGAGATCGGTTATGCATGTGGCACATCATGGATAAACTTACCACAAAGGTGTTGTATTTTTTCCTTAATTCATCTTTTTTTTGTTTATGCATATATGATGTGTTTTTAAttgttagtttgttttttttttctgacgATATTGATACTTGCACAGGTTGGACCAACTATATGTGCAAATACCGATTTTACGAAAAGATTGTCTGTGATAGTCTGGACGGATTCTTTATTGCCTGAAGCGTTTGAGACTGAATGGGCAGTTGTCTTAAATGAGTTTAGCTAAGCCGACCATGAATGGCTCACATATATATAAGGGCTTCGTCAGTCATGGATCCCAGCTTATTATCGTGAAGAAGAAATGTCCGATCTTATGCGGACGTCTTCCCGATCCGAAAGCGAGAATCACTTCTTTGGTAAGATTTGCAATCCCAAGTGTACTTTGGTTGAATTTCTTAGCCACTTTGACACGGCTATTGAGGCGCAAAGACACGTGCATCGTAAAAAGGACCATGACACTCGTTATACGACACCCAATGTATGGAATAGTGATTTTGTTCTTGAGAGACAAGCATCTGAGATATATACCAGAATGATTGTTTTTGATGTTCAATTGGAAATTCAACATGGTACTTACTAGTGTACTAGCGTCAGATTAGAGCATATTGGtgattttatcaagttttatatGAAGGATGTAGATCAGCCAACAACTGCATTTTATGAGGTAACATTGTGTTTTTTGTATACGATTTTGTGATTAGTAGctgtgttttttttgttttaattcaTTTTTATCAGGTAACactgtgtttttttttattgtgtTATACGGATGTGTAGGTTATGATACGTGAGGAGGACGTTACTGTTAAATGCAGCTGCAACAGGTTCGAGCAGTTTGGGCTCTTGTGCAGtcacatttttttgtgttttgagGGTTGTTGATGTAAGGGAGTTTCCTAGACAATATATTTTGAGGCGTTGGACTCGCGAAGCAGTTCCAAGTAGGTCACCCGGGTCCATCCTTACGGATGGGGGCGATCCAGATCGAAGCGTCAATGTCAATCGTTGCATTCGTGAGATTAGAAATGTAACCGAGTATGTTATAAATAAGTTGGTATCCAAGTTTGACGAGCTGTGTAATTTTCGTGACCACCTCAAGCAGTTTATGTCAGTTGCTGATGACGCTCAGTTTGTTGCCCCTCCCAACACAAGACGTAATAGGTTTGCTGAACTACTTGGTGTTGCTCCTATGAACACGGTGACTATTCGTGTTCCTATTGGTACTAGGTTTAAAGGGTGTGGATCTCATAAACACATGAAATCTAAAAAGGAGCAAGCTGTAAGTCAAGCTGGGAAGAAACGTCGGCGATGTTCAAAGTGTAAGAAATTTGGTCACAATAGTCGTACATGCGGAAAATACAATGTGAAAGCGAAGGATGCAAGCACTTTAGAGAAGGCCGATGGTGGTGCGGAGGACGGAGAAGATAATAATGAACATACTGGACCTAGCTCTGAGGACGGAGATGATGTGTTTTACACATCGGAAATAGCTGAAGATGCCGATGACGAACAGATTTCTGAGTAGTCGAGTTTTTTTATCTAagaattttcctttttttttctgaaaaatcGTGTTTTGTTTTTCCATTGTGGGTTTTTTACGTCTTTGTGATTTATGTTCCTTTTCCCAGATACTAATTTATGAGTTGTCCGTTGGAACGTTTGGAATTTTATGCGTTTGATTGATAATGCTAAAGTATATCTAAGgttgtttgtgtttttaattaTAAACACGTATTTGTTTTGGGTTTGTTTGTCCAGTGTATGCAATTTGTTTACCAGTTGCAATTTTGGAGTTTAGAATTTTTTACCATGTGCAATTTCGGATATTAGAACTGGGGGTTTTGTTAAAGTGTTAATGTGGTTTTAAATATCGTACACGCTTATATTTAGCAGTTTGCAATAAGATATTATGCTATCAAAAGTGTGGTTTGTTTTCGTGGCTGGGGCAAAATATGTTTTATTGAAATTTGTCAATCAAACTATCACCATTTTATGCGTCTTAATCGACAGCAACACGTACTCTTTGTAATATCGGGATGTTTTTCATTGTATGCCAGATGTAATCATGTGGAGTATTTATTACACAGACTTTCACTTTTTTTTGTTATGTTCGCTGCTGTGTTTTATGATTGGGACACGCGTTTCAGATGCATTAATTATATAATCAACGATGTTTCTTTGTAATCTAGTTTTTCACCACAAAACAATGTTAAAAAACACAAAACCATGTAATAGGTTAGAGCTATGACACGTTAGCCAAAAGACGTAATACGACTGTGTTTTACATATCAACACAACCCATCAAACCAAAACAAAATAAGTCTGCGTTTTACATATCAAAACAACCCATCAAACCAAAAAAAGTAAGCCGATGCACTCAAAAGAAGATAAAGTCTAAAACACCCACGTCATGCCACTTGTCTAAATACCCAGTCGTTATCCAACCTTGCAAGGATAGTGTCATATGCAGACGCACCGAGCCTCTTCCTTTGGTCTTCAGTTAACCTCTTGTACATTGCTACATCAGCTTCCAAAGACGGCCTAACTTGGTTTACATCACTAAATATTATTTTGGCGACATATTTATACCTAAGTTCATCAAGCTCTTGCGTTGTTTGTACGAAATTTCACCGGCACTATTACATTCCTTTGACAAACCACATTCCCATTTCTTCACACTTGTTCCTTTGTATGTTTCCATATGGCGCATCATGAAGATGCCACAATCAATGACATTGCGGGTTGTACGCCAAGGCATCTCTAATCTAATCGGTTCTGTCTCTCAGATTATGTCGGCTGCTGGGTGTGAAGCAGACTCTAGATAAGATGAAAATGCGTCCCTCTGCATTCGACACAAAGATTAAATCCCAATATATGATAGCCAAATGGACTTTTGCTTACACATTGTGTTTTATAATGAAATCAACTGTTTTAGGTTTACATGAcgtgttttttatgttttaaaaggTGCATACCAGTTTCTCCGGCCATTTTTGGTACTTTCCTTCAAAGGTCACAACTGTTGCGCTGTTGTCCATCACCTCAATTTTGTATTCCTTTAGATTGAAACACACACAACAGAAATGTTTCTCATGGATCACCGGTATAAACACGAGATTTACTTGTTTAATGTTCTTCACATCCGCAGATTGGAAGACGGAGTCCATGTTCTCAGCGAAGATTCTTGCCCTTACTTCTTCATCAGTCGATTTATAATTGTTTTCATTCTGTAGTAGTCTGGTTGAAAAAATTCCAGATTTAGACAGGAAAACACATGTCCGAAAAGATGAATAATGCCAATATGTACATACTTACCAACATGTTAACTGAACAAAATAGGCGTGATAGGCTACCCCTTTGTTTGAACCTTTCTTCATAGTTGAGAACAACTGACCATGCACTTATCGAGCTAACATGTATGCAAATACCAGGAAACAACGATTTCAGCGGGGATCTCATGACTGAGACacccttttcatttctaaacacAACATCCCTATAATTAAACAAAAATGACATAAGTTTCATATTATCCTCGTTTTATAGAGTTGGCATCATCATTTCAAACATATATGATACTGTGTTTTAAACATTTTACTGTGTTATAAACAAACAGGTTGGTTTTGGAGTTCCAAGATTTGAAATATGTTTTTTTAACTGTTTTGACAATGTAAAGATTTAGTATAAAAATTTTACATACCACATACTTCCCCAAGCCGAAAACATATAAGCGCTCGTTGATTCTTCAGCTGCATCAAGTCTACTTCTTAGATCAACCACTCTTTTTACATATGGAGACCTAAGCGCTTCTGGCAATTCTACATTTCTTTGAGGCCTCGCCATCCTTTTCCCCATGTCAAGTTGTCTAGTTACTTGGTCCCTTTTGATTGCAAATTCATATTCAGTAGCCGTTTTTTGAGAGAGAGGTGTGATGTCAAGTGGCTCACTTTGAAAAATCTTAACGCATTGGCCCTTAGGTGCGTTATCACGTTCAACACTCTCCATGTGTTCATAGGCTGCTACTACCATTGTAGGAGTCCATTGCGGTAGATCCGTTGTAGACACGCCCCCGACTGATTTGCTTTTAGCTGGTGATAAAACGACGGGAGTTTGCGGTTCACAACGTGTTCTGCTTGCCCGAACATTTTTCATCAGAATATCATCCCACTGCATTTGCTTTTGTTTTATTCGTTCACTGTTTGGGAATAACATAAATCCCTCAGCCAACGTGTCATTTATTCTTTTTACACATTCTTCGTATTGATTAAAAAACACATCCAACATACCCGCATGTACCTGCATTTTTCAGACTACAATAGTGAACGAAACAGTTTTCGGATGAAAAGTTTTAACAATAAGTATAAAGTTATACACCTCATCATTGTGGGTGTTTTCTTGTGTAGATCCGTATTAGGATTGCATC encodes the following:
- the LOC110914014 gene encoding uncharacterized protein LOC110914014; protein product: MSDLMRTSSRSESENHFFGKICNPKCTLVEFLSHFDTAIEAQRHVHRKKDHDTRYTTPNVWNSDFVLERQASEIYTRMIVFDVQLEIQHDQPTTAFYEVMIREEDVTVKCSCNREFPRQYILRRWTREAVPSRSPGSILTDGGDPDRSVNVNRCIREIRNVTEYVINKLVSKFDELCNFRDHLKQFMSVADDAQFVAPPNTRRNRFAELLGVAPMNTVTIRVPIGTRFKGCGSHKHMKSKKEQAVSQAGKKRRRCSKCKKFGHNSRTCGKYNVKAKDASTLEKADGGAEDGEDNNEHTGPSSEDGDDVFYTSEIAEDADDEQISE